From Solidesulfovibrio carbinoliphilus subsp. oakridgensis, the proteins below share one genomic window:
- a CDS encoding glycosyltransferase, whose product MRILHAGWFLREGFQEIGCEVVPLQLDAAKTLDELVEQTGVRPDLVFIELFGKTTLPKAFFNCRYKLAAYCIDSPLNEYWHIPLTKLFNFVYVDQLSSVSKFRRNGIRAKWLPLCASRMDFRPAAEKKHLITFVGSLTAYRTKRANLINHIRSSFPVNIVQDISKAAMLDVFAASRIVLNENFFSGLNLRFFQALASGSLLLTERRGYGVNFHFQEGKHYAGYSPSDLLATIQAIADAPDSFAPIALCGQEACKKQHTSASRAQTVLDDLASGPQHPALSLPARKLHEAQGKYCHAVRFGGNFDESVALLKDCANASGESMSHALCVLGSIHLRTNRNESGVAFLEKSATVACVHGLSATLKLLLFFAGDRRFLTCLAALVSLMAGLRMNSKKYFKYISLLKNGQEAYYNSCMLGYEILFDLKINYDLGFQKPDQERYPDYAMEYALLAFAAKKTSQSLDAIIRCAQKGGFAPEALGYIKEAILAGAASDEQIALSASLALQYYDFDYAETTLKALKATFSPAVS is encoded by the coding sequence ATGCGCATACTCCACGCCGGCTGGTTTCTGCGGGAAGGTTTCCAGGAAATCGGCTGCGAAGTCGTACCGCTGCAACTGGATGCGGCCAAGACACTCGACGAGCTGGTCGAGCAAACGGGCGTCCGGCCCGATCTGGTTTTCATAGAACTTTTCGGCAAGACAACTCTTCCAAAAGCATTTTTCAACTGCCGGTACAAGCTGGCGGCCTATTGCATCGACAGCCCGCTCAACGAATATTGGCATATCCCGCTGACGAAACTTTTCAATTTCGTTTACGTGGACCAGCTCTCCTCCGTATCGAAATTCCGCAGGAATGGCATCCGCGCGAAGTGGCTCCCGCTGTGTGCCTCAAGGATGGACTTTCGGCCGGCGGCCGAGAAGAAGCATCTTATCACATTTGTCGGAAGCCTGACCGCCTACCGGACCAAACGGGCCAATCTGATAAACCACATACGGAGCAGCTTTCCGGTCAACATCGTGCAGGACATCTCCAAAGCGGCCATGCTCGATGTCTTTGCCGCGTCGCGAATCGTCCTCAACGAGAACTTTTTCTCCGGCCTCAATCTGCGATTTTTCCAGGCCCTGGCCTCGGGATCCTTGCTGCTCACCGAACGCCGTGGCTACGGGGTCAATTTTCACTTTCAGGAGGGGAAGCACTACGCCGGCTATTCGCCAAGTGACCTCCTCGCCACCATCCAGGCCATAGCGGACGCGCCCGACAGCTTTGCCCCGATCGCGTTGTGCGGCCAGGAAGCCTGTAAAAAGCAGCACACCAGCGCAAGTCGGGCACAAACCGTCCTGGACGACCTGGCCTCCGGTCCGCAACACCCCGCGCTCTCGTTGCCTGCAAGAAAGCTGCACGAGGCCCAAGGCAAATACTGCCACGCCGTTCGCTTTGGCGGGAATTTCGACGAGTCCGTCGCGCTGCTCAAGGACTGCGCAAACGCTTCCGGTGAAAGCATGTCCCACGCCTTGTGCGTTCTGGGCAGCATCCATCTCCGTACGAATCGCAACGAATCCGGGGTCGCTTTCCTGGAAAAAAGCGCCACCGTGGCCTGTGTCCACGGATTGAGCGCCACGCTCAAACTCCTGCTCTTCTTCGCCGGGGACCGTCGATTCTTGACCTGCCTGGCAGCGCTGGTATCGCTCATGGCAGGCTTGCGCATGAATTCGAAAAAGTATTTCAAATACATAAGCCTGCTGAAAAACGGTCAAGAAGCATATTACAACAGCTGCATGCTGGGCTATGAAATACTGTTCGATCTTAAAATCAATTACGATCTGGGCTTCCAGAAACCGGACCAAGAGCGTTATCCGGATTACGCCATGGAATATGCCCTCCTCGCCTTTGCGGCAAAGAAAACCTCGCAATCGCTAGACGCCATCATACGATGCGCCCAAAAAGGCGGCTTCGCGCCGGAAGCGCTTGGCTACATCAAGGAAGCGATCCTGGCCGGGGCCGCATCGGACGAACAGATCGCCCTTTCGGCTTCGCTTGCCCTCCAATATTATGACTTCGATTACGCGGAAACGACCCTCAAAGCCCTGAAGGCCACCTTTTCGCCCGCCGTTTCCTGA
- a CDS encoding four-helix bundle copper-binding protein: MKTKDMLQSHPRRHPLAESLAPCVDSCFECAQACTHCADACLNEQEHLPHLVACIRKNLVCADICAATGTVLSRLPEADDQAAKALLQACLTACRACADECERHAPMMEHCRICAAACQDCATTCETLLGA, translated from the coding sequence ATGAAAACGAAAGACATGCTGCAAAGCCACCCCCGTCGGCATCCCCTGGCCGAATCCCTGGCCCCCTGCGTGGACAGCTGCTTCGAATGCGCCCAGGCCTGCACCCATTGCGCCGACGCCTGCCTGAACGAACAAGAGCACCTGCCCCATCTCGTGGCCTGCATCCGGAAAAACCTCGTGTGTGCCGACATCTGCGCGGCCACGGGCACGGTCCTGTCGCGGCTGCCCGAGGCGGACGACCAGGCGGCCAAGGCCCTGCTCCAGGCCTGCCTGACGGCCTGCCGGGCCTGTGCCGACGAATGCGAGCGGCACGCGCCCATGATGGAGCATTGCCGGATCTGCGCCGCGGCCTGCCAGGACTGCGCCACGACCTGCGAAACCCTGCTCGGGGCCTGA
- a CDS encoding DUF1624 domain-containing protein codes for MDVKPVTAARPASARMTALDTFRGLIMVLMALDHASYFVAGVHPTELWSRPLPRYDAVLPFVTRLASHLCAPGFFLLMGVGMALFAGSRKRAGWTLPQIVLHLALRGVLLVCLQFLAENPAWSLFDSGTWRLTPYFGVLYGLGATMLVWSPLVGMSSVLVLGLSLAAIAATQFLVPLPAGLPGAGSLWAGVLLVPGKAGPGYVFYPLVPWLGVAGLGLCLGRRLRRDAGGAGRLLLVAGILALAAFLLARLAGMGDFHRPAGTGFMALLAVTKYPPSVDFLLLTLGADAVVLGGLLLAATGTGGRAEAGGAGGGGWGLAVFGRTPLFFYLVHLYVYALVGLALPLPTTIAEMYPFWLLGLAVLYPLCVLYGRLKAGLPSTSLWRML; via the coding sequence ATGGACGTGAAACCGGTCACCGCAGCCCGGCCCGCATCGGCCCGGATGACGGCCCTCGACACCTTCCGTGGACTGATCATGGTGCTCATGGCCCTGGACCATGCCAGCTATTTCGTGGCCGGGGTGCATCCGACCGAACTCTGGTCCCGGCCCCTGCCGCGCTACGACGCGGTCCTGCCGTTCGTGACCCGGCTGGCCAGCCACCTGTGCGCGCCGGGTTTTTTCCTGCTCATGGGCGTCGGCATGGCCCTTTTCGCCGGCTCGCGCAAACGCGCCGGCTGGACCCTGCCCCAGATCGTCCTGCACCTGGCCCTTCGGGGCGTCCTTTTGGTCTGCCTCCAGTTCCTGGCGGAAAACCCGGCCTGGTCCCTGTTCGACAGCGGCACCTGGCGTCTGACGCCGTATTTCGGGGTCCTCTACGGCCTTGGCGCGACCATGCTCGTCTGGTCGCCGCTGGTCGGCATGTCGTCGGTCCTGGTGCTGGGCCTTTCCCTGGCCGCCATCGCCGCCACCCAGTTCCTGGTCCCGCTGCCGGCGGGCCTGCCGGGAGCCGGCTCGCTCTGGGCCGGGGTGCTGCTCGTGCCGGGCAAGGCCGGGCCGGGGTATGTGTTTTACCCGCTCGTTCCCTGGCTCGGCGTGGCCGGGCTTGGCCTGTGCCTGGGGCGGCGGCTGCGCCGGGACGCCGGGGGGGCCGGCCGGCTGCTGCTGGTGGCCGGGATCCTGGCCCTGGCCGCGTTCCTCCTGGCCCGCCTGGCCGGCATGGGCGATTTCCACCGGCCGGCCGGCACGGGCTTCATGGCGCTCCTTGCCGTCACCAAGTATCCGCCGAGCGTCGATTTCCTGCTGTTGACCCTCGGGGCGGACGCGGTGGTCCTCGGCGGGCTGCTCCTGGCCGCCACCGGAACCGGGGGAAGGGCCGAAGCCGGGGGGGCCGGAGGCGGCGGGTGGGGGCTGGCCGTTTTCGGCCGCACGCCGCTTTTTTTCTACCTCGTCCACCTCTACGTCTACGCCCTGGTCGGCCTGGCCCTGCCCCTGCCGACGACCATCGCCGAGATGTATCCCTTCTGGCTGCTCGGCCTGGCCGTGCTCTATCCCCTGTGCGTCCTCTACGGCCGCCTCAAGGCCGGCCTGCCGTCCACGTCGCTCTGGCGGATGCTCTAG
- a CDS encoding aldo/keto reductase codes for MGIDRRTFLGLSVAGLATCLAAGEGLGAAAAPPAAAPAEPPAPQAQAPLPGATRKGDMPYRPLGRTGETVSLVGMGGYHLGRPSEKEAIALVRRAVDAGLTFMDNCWDYNGGASEIRMGKALGDGYRDKVFLMTKIDGRDKRTAARQIEESLRRLRTDRIDLLQFHEIIRMDDPDRVFARGGAMEAMAEARQAGKVRFVGFTGHKDPAIHLRMLDLAGQQGVRFDAVQMPLNVMDAHFRSFERQVVPRLVAEQTGVLGMKSMGDSFILQSKVVSPVECLHYAMSLPTSCVITGIDSEAMLKQALDAARTYAPLTPGQRRDLLARTKPLAASGRFELFKTSSRFDGTARNPDWLGPA; via the coding sequence ATGGGCATCGACAGACGCACGTTCTTGGGATTGTCCGTGGCCGGGCTGGCCACCTGCCTGGCCGCCGGAGAGGGCCTTGGCGCGGCCGCCGCTCCCCCGGCCGCCGCTCCGGCGGAGCCGCCCGCGCCGCAGGCCCAAGCCCCCCTGCCCGGTGCCACCCGCAAGGGCGACATGCCCTACCGGCCGCTCGGCCGCACCGGCGAGACCGTTTCCCTGGTCGGCATGGGCGGCTACCACCTGGGCCGGCCCTCGGAAAAGGAGGCCATCGCCCTGGTGCGCCGGGCCGTGGACGCGGGCCTGACGTTTATGGACAACTGTTGGGATTACAACGGCGGGGCCAGCGAAATCCGCATGGGCAAGGCCCTTGGCGACGGCTACCGCGACAAGGTCTTCCTCATGACCAAGATCGACGGCCGCGACAAGCGGACTGCGGCCCGCCAGATCGAGGAGTCGCTGCGCCGGCTCCGGACCGACCGCATCGACTTGCTCCAGTTCCACGAGATCATCCGCATGGACGACCCGGACCGGGTCTTTGCCCGGGGCGGAGCTATGGAGGCCATGGCCGAGGCCAGGCAGGCGGGCAAGGTCCGGTTTGTCGGCTTTACCGGCCACAAGGACCCGGCCATCCACCTGCGCATGCTGGACCTGGCCGGCCAGCAGGGGGTCCGGTTCGACGCCGTGCAGATGCCGCTCAATGTCATGGACGCCCATTTCCGCAGTTTCGAGCGGCAGGTGGTGCCGCGTCTGGTGGCCGAGCAGACGGGCGTGCTCGGCATGAAGTCCATGGGCGATTCCTTCATCCTGCAAAGCAAGGTGGTTTCGCCCGTGGAGTGCCTGCACTACGCCATGAGCCTGCCGACCAGTTGCGTCATCACCGGCATCGACAGCGAGGCCATGCTCAAGCAGGCCCTGGACGCGGCCCGGACCTACGCGCCCCTGACCCCGGGCCAGCGGCGGGACCTCCTGGCCCGGACCAAGCCCCTGGCCGCCTCCGGCCGCTTCGAGCTTTTCAAGACCTCCAGCCGCTTCGACGGCACGGCCAGGAACCCCGACTGGCTGGGACCGGCCTGA
- a CDS encoding RsmB/NOP family class I SAM-dependent RNA methyltransferase, with translation MSQPVTAGPPPARKLALAVLGRVFPAKGAARGPGPGGGQDVQAALDTALAGTKGLDPRDRGLATELVYGYLRLCGRIDWMLSRFLKKPEAVPLPVRRVLGLAVYEILYCSRVPAYASVDWAVSAVRRLSGKGLGGMANAVLRRVAADPKALDDPEFYCPDRCDEATYLSRYYSCPEWIVGLWLRDFGPTDTRLYLAAQVEAAPLGLRVNRSRPDARALFDALAALPGVRLADFPTLAVPAGTDLAAAGVDMGAALAEGRLSRQSAGAQQILSRLGLADWPEPVFDACAGRGGKALFLAEAGKRVFAGDMHATKLAGLRKETLRLGLPPVAAFRASATRMPLLSPPGTILLDAPCSGLGVLSRRPDAKWRREPEDLAGLVRLQGAMLEAAYAALPPGGRLVYVTCTVNPAENEQAIDRLGNRHRNLLLETEAPVAPDTALGEVFYGAVLRKP, from the coding sequence ATGAGCCAGCCCGTCACCGCCGGCCCGCCGCCGGCCCGCAAACTGGCCCTGGCCGTCCTCGGCCGGGTGTTTCCCGCCAAGGGCGCGGCCCGTGGCCCGGGTCCCGGCGGCGGCCAGGACGTCCAGGCCGCCCTGGACACGGCGCTGGCCGGCACAAAGGGCCTCGATCCCCGGGACCGGGGCCTGGCCACGGAGCTGGTCTACGGCTACCTGCGCCTTTGCGGCCGCATCGACTGGATGCTGTCGCGGTTTCTCAAAAAGCCCGAGGCCGTGCCCCTGCCCGTGCGCCGGGTCCTGGGCCTCGCCGTCTACGAGATCCTCTACTGTTCCCGGGTGCCGGCCTACGCCTCGGTGGACTGGGCCGTCTCGGCCGTGCGCCGGCTGTCCGGCAAGGGGCTTGGCGGCATGGCCAACGCGGTCCTGCGCCGGGTGGCCGCCGATCCGAAGGCCCTGGACGATCCCGAATTCTACTGCCCGGACCGCTGCGACGAGGCGACCTATCTCTCCCGCTATTATTCCTGCCCGGAGTGGATCGTCGGCCTGTGGCTGCGGGATTTCGGCCCCACCGACACCCGGCTCTATCTGGCCGCCCAGGTCGAGGCCGCGCCCCTGGGCCTTCGGGTCAACCGGTCCCGGCCGGACGCCCGGGCCCTGTTCGACGCCCTGGCCGCCCTGCCCGGGGTCCGGCTGGCCGATTTTCCGACCCTGGCCGTGCCGGCCGGCACGGATCTGGCCGCCGCCGGAGTGGACATGGGAGCCGCCCTGGCCGAGGGCCGGCTGTCCCGCCAGTCGGCCGGGGCCCAGCAGATTTTGAGCCGGCTCGGCCTGGCCGATTGGCCCGAGCCCGTCTTTGACGCCTGCGCCGGCCGGGGCGGCAAGGCGCTTTTCCTGGCCGAGGCCGGGAAGCGGGTCTTTGCCGGGGACATGCACGCCACCAAGCTGGCGGGCCTGCGCAAGGAAACCCTGCGCCTCGGCCTGCCGCCCGTGGCCGCCTTCCGGGCCTCGGCCACGCGCATGCCGCTTCTCTCCCCGCCCGGCACCATTCTCCTGGACGCCCCCTGTTCGGGTCTCGGCGTCCTGTCCCGCCGGCCCGACGCCAAATGGCGTCGCGAGCCCGAGGACCTTGCGGGCCTCGTCCGCCTCCAAGGGGCCATGCTCGAAGCCGCCTACGCCGCCCTTCCCCCGGGCGGCCGCCTCGTCTACGTGACCTGCACCGTCAACCCGGCCGAAAACGAGCAGGCCATCGACCGGCTCGGCAACCGCCACCGCAACCTGCTCCTCGAAACCGAGGCCCCCGTGGCCCCGGACACGGCCCTTGGCGAGGTCTTCTACGGCGCGGTCCTGCGCAAGCCGTAA
- a CDS encoding aldo/keto reductase, with amino-acid sequence MALSVTGAATCLAAGQGLAATSTAPPQADRTGQPSETPATTRKGDMLYRTLGRTGETISLVGIGGSHLGKPEEDEAIAIVRRAVDAGVTFMDNSWDYNQGDSELRMGKALKDGYRDKVFLMTKVDGRDKKTAARQIEESLMRLRTGRVDLMQFHEVIRMEDADRFFAKDGALHAFLEARQAGKIRFIGFTGHKDPVVHLRMLELAREHEFTFDTVQMPLNVMDAHFRSFQNQVLPAALGQGIGVLGMKPLGGSFIVKSNAVSAKECLHYAMSLPTSCVITGIDSLPLLDQALEAVRTFEPLTADQTRDLLARTRELARSGQYEPFKTTSHFDSTAQNPEWLGPPE; translated from the coding sequence ATGGCACTATCCGTTACAGGCGCCGCCACCTGCCTGGCCGCCGGCCAAGGCCTGGCCGCGACTTCGACCGCCCCTCCCCAAGCGGACCGGACAGGCCAGCCGTCCGAAACGCCCGCCACCACCCGCAAGGGCGATATGCTCTACCGCACCCTCGGCCGCACCGGCGAGACGATCTCGCTTGTCGGCATCGGCGGTTCCCACCTGGGCAAGCCCGAGGAGGACGAGGCCATCGCCATCGTGCGCCGGGCCGTGGACGCGGGCGTCACCTTCATGGACAACAGCTGGGACTACAACCAGGGCGACAGCGAACTGCGCATGGGCAAGGCCCTCAAAGACGGCTACCGCGACAAGGTCTTTCTCATGACCAAGGTCGACGGCCGCGACAAGAAGACCGCCGCCCGCCAGATCGAGGAATCGCTCATGCGCCTGCGCACCGGGCGGGTCGACCTCATGCAGTTCCACGAGGTCATCCGCATGGAGGACGCGGACCGGTTTTTTGCCAAGGACGGGGCCCTGCACGCCTTTCTGGAAGCCAGGCAGGCCGGCAAAATCCGGTTTATCGGGTTTACGGGCCACAAGGACCCGGTGGTCCACCTGCGCATGCTGGAGCTTGCCCGGGAGCACGAATTCACGTTCGACACCGTGCAGATGCCGCTCAACGTCATGGACGCCCATTTCCGGAGTTTCCAGAACCAGGTCCTGCCGGCGGCCCTCGGCCAGGGCATCGGCGTGCTCGGCATGAAGCCGCTTGGCGGGTCGTTTATCGTCAAAAGCAACGCCGTTTCGGCCAAGGAATGCCTGCACTACGCCATGAGCCTGCCGACCAGCTGCGTCATCACCGGCATCGACAGCCTGCCCCTCCTCGACCAGGCCCTGGAGGCGGTCAGGACCTTCGAGCCGCTGACCGCGGACCAGACCCGGGACCTGCTCGCCCGCACCAGGGAGCTGGCCCGGTCCGGACAGTACGAACCCTTCAAGACCACCAGCCATTTCGACAGCACGGCCCAGAATCCGGAATGGCTGGGACCACCGGAATAG
- a CDS encoding DMT family transporter — protein MAWMYLLLAAVCEISWPVGLKLAQGPGRATFGLVLAGVGMAASGWLLYLAQRQIPMGTAYAVWTGIGAAGTFGLGVAFFGDPASLPRFAGVALIVAGVVTLKLAP, from the coding sequence ATGGCATGGATGTATCTGCTGCTGGCGGCGGTGTGCGAAATCAGTTGGCCGGTGGGCCTCAAACTGGCCCAGGGGCCGGGGCGGGCCACGTTCGGCCTGGTCCTGGCCGGCGTCGGCATGGCCGCCAGCGGCTGGCTCCTGTACCTGGCCCAGCGGCAGATTCCCATGGGCACGGCCTATGCCGTGTGGACGGGCATCGGCGCGGCCGGAACCTTTGGCCTGGGGGTGGCTTTTTTCGGCGATCCGGCCAGCCTGCCACGTTTCGCGGGCGTGGCCCTCATCGTGGCCGGGGTGGTGACCCTCAAGCTCGCGCCCTGA
- a CDS encoding acetolactate synthase large subunit — MSEKTSQPRAGAAPASFSGPCNGAESLVATLVASGVDVCFANPGTSEMHFVSALDRIPGMRPVLCLFEGVVTGAADGYARMAGKPACTLLHLGPGFANSMANLHNARRAQSPVVNIVGDHATSHERYDAPLNANVTGFAEAISHWVCRSRSPRTVAADAARAVQAARQAPGRVATLILPADTAWLPAERPAPRLEVCPASKVSEGAVDAAAEALRSGRKTAILMRGAVLHGDGLRTAGRIAAKTGATLFCDTFTPRLRGGAGSPVVERLAYRGKDILRRLDDFGQLLLVGAAPPVSFFAYPGQESWLTPPHCEILTLSHPHEDGNEALAALAEAVGAPATGAVAPFEPPVLPPPGPLTAESVMRTVAALLPENAIVTDEGITSTLPYTALLATAAPHDYLPLTGGSIGGILPLSTGAALAAPDRKVVCLEGDGSAMYTLQALWTQARERLDVVTVIYANRSYAVLNQELRLVQAASGGERARSLLDLHNPSLDWTRLAEGMGVPAVRAETTQAFAQAFAAALGQSGPRLIEAVV, encoded by the coding sequence ATGAGCGAGAAAACGTCTCAACCACGTGCGGGCGCTGCCCCTGCCTCGTTTTCCGGCCCCTGCAACGGGGCCGAATCCCTGGTCGCCACCCTGGTCGCAAGCGGGGTGGACGTGTGCTTTGCCAATCCGGGCACCTCGGAAATGCATTTCGTCAGCGCCCTGGACCGCATCCCCGGCATGCGGCCGGTGCTCTGTCTGTTCGAGGGCGTGGTGACCGGCGCGGCCGACGGCTACGCCCGCATGGCGGGCAAGCCGGCCTGCACCCTGCTCCACCTCGGCCCGGGCTTCGCCAACTCCATGGCCAACCTGCACAACGCCCGTCGGGCCCAGTCGCCCGTGGTGAACATCGTCGGCGACCACGCCACCTCCCACGAACGCTACGACGCGCCGCTCAACGCCAACGTCACGGGTTTTGCCGAAGCCATTTCCCATTGGGTCTGCCGGTCGAGAAGCCCCCGCACGGTGGCGGCCGATGCGGCCCGGGCGGTGCAGGCCGCCCGGCAGGCGCCCGGGCGGGTGGCGACCTTGATCCTGCCCGCCGACACGGCCTGGCTGCCGGCGGAACGTCCGGCGCCCCGGCTCGAGGTCTGCCCCGCGTCGAAAGTTTCCGAAGGGGCCGTCGACGCCGCGGCCGAGGCCCTGCGAAGCGGCAGGAAGACCGCCATCCTCATGCGCGGCGCCGTGCTCCATGGGGACGGGCTTCGGACGGCCGGCCGCATTGCCGCCAAAACCGGGGCCACGCTTTTCTGCGACACCTTCACCCCGCGCCTGCGTGGCGGAGCCGGCTCCCCGGTCGTCGAACGGCTGGCCTATCGCGGCAAGGACATTTTGCGCCGGCTGGACGACTTCGGGCAACTGCTGCTGGTCGGCGCCGCACCTCCGGTGTCCTTTTTCGCCTACCCCGGCCAGGAAAGCTGGCTGACGCCGCCGCACTGCGAAATCCTGACCCTGTCCCACCCCCACGAGGACGGCAACGAAGCCCTGGCCGCCCTGGCCGAGGCGGTCGGCGCGCCCGCGACGGGTGCCGTCGCGCCTTTCGAACCGCCCGTCCTGCCGCCGCCCGGCCCGCTCACCGCGGAAAGCGTCATGCGCACCGTGGCCGCCCTGCTGCCGGAAAACGCCATCGTCACCGACGAAGGGATCACCTCCACGCTCCCGTACACCGCGCTCCTGGCCACGGCCGCGCCCCACGACTACCTCCCCCTCACGGGCGGCTCCATCGGCGGCATCCTGCCTCTCAGCACCGGCGCGGCCCTTGCCGCCCCGGACCGCAAGGTCGTCTGCCTGGAGGGCGACGGCAGCGCCATGTACACCTTGCAAGCCCTTTGGACCCAGGCCAGGGAGCGGCTCGACGTGGTCACGGTGATCTACGCCAACCGGTCCTATGCGGTCCTCAATCAGGAACTGCGCCTGGTCCAGGCGGCGTCCGGCGGGGAGCGGGCCCGGTCCCTGCTCGACCTGCATAATCCCTCCCTCGACTGGACCCGGCTGGCCGAGGGAATGGGCGTGCCGGCCGTCAGGGCGGAGACGACCCAGGCGTTCGCCCAGGCGTTCGCCGCGGCCTTGGGCCAGTCCGGCCCGCGTCTCATCGAGGCCGTGGTGTAG
- a CDS encoding EamA family transporter: protein MKPKHLLLALVVVALWGGNFVVITLGLQSFPPILLAALRFVLAAALVPFLARPEISWTRMIALGLAWFVAQFSLLFLGMAVGMPPGVASVVLQSQVFFTFLIAAIVLGERPRWRQVAGTGIALAGLGLIGLTAGSGGVNLMGFSLVIAASVFWALGNVLMRGAGKADMLPLIVWLSLIPPLPLLGMSYLFEGPERIVHAMTHLNATGVGAVLYLTVCATLVGYGGWGKLLKMYPAGTVAPFSLLIPVFGALCAHLVMGETFGPQRLVGMALILAGLVVVVLPIRSARIASGRAGGGPPARSGP from the coding sequence ATGAAACCCAAACATCTTCTCCTGGCCCTTGTCGTTGTCGCGCTCTGGGGCGGCAACTTCGTGGTCATCACGCTCGGCCTGCAATCGTTCCCGCCGATTCTCCTGGCGGCCCTTCGGTTTGTGCTGGCCGCTGCCCTGGTGCCTTTCCTGGCGCGCCCGGAAATTTCCTGGACGCGGATGATCGCGCTTGGACTGGCGTGGTTTGTCGCGCAGTTCAGCCTGCTCTTTTTGGGCATGGCCGTGGGGATGCCGCCGGGAGTGGCGTCGGTGGTGTTGCAGTCGCAAGTCTTTTTCACGTTCCTCATTGCGGCGATCGTCCTTGGGGAAAGGCCGCGATGGCGTCAGGTCGCCGGCACCGGCATCGCCCTGGCCGGGCTCGGGCTTATCGGGCTCACTGCCGGAAGCGGCGGCGTCAATCTCATGGGCTTTTCCCTCGTGATAGCCGCCTCCGTCTTCTGGGCCCTCGGGAACGTCCTGATGCGCGGTGCGGGCAAGGCGGACATGCTGCCGCTTATCGTCTGGCTGAGCCTCATTCCGCCGTTGCCGCTCCTCGGAATGTCCTACCTCTTTGAGGGGCCGGAGCGTATCGTGCACGCCATGACGCATCTCAATGCGACGGGCGTCGGAGCGGTCCTGTACCTGACCGTGTGCGCCACGCTCGTCGGTTACGGCGGCTGGGGAAAACTCCTCAAAATGTATCCGGCCGGCACGGTGGCGCCCTTTTCCCTGCTGATACCGGTCTTCGGAGCCCTCTGCGCCCACCTCGTGATGGGCGAGACGTTCGGCCCCCAGCGTCTGGTCGGCATGGCGCTCATACTGGCCGGCCTCGTGGTGGTTGTTTTGCCGATACGATCCGCGCGAATTGCATCCGGAAGGGCAGGGGGTGGGCCTCCGGCGCGAAGCGGACCGTGA
- a CDS encoding DUF116 domain-containing protein, translating to MERNEPSRKRLFIGLLCGTGLCVCAVLALVWIIPYIGLANIHPLAPWVLGAVFAVAILVVLWATVGLAASVALGRAMFGSDRLRGVMAKVFLPLMTIFARLFGISKSRVRASFIKVNNEMVAARTGCYTPAQVLVLLPHCLQSSQCLRRLTYDINNCKRCGQCPVDGLLALSEAYGVHIAIATGGTIARRIVVQKRPRLIVAVACERDLSSGIQDTYPIPVYGVLNDRPNGPCLDTQVALPHLESALRLFLVQGEARQPVFGKMKLLAPYAASSSALGGRR from the coding sequence GTGGAACGAAACGAACCCTCGAGAAAGCGGCTTTTTATCGGCCTGTTGTGCGGCACGGGCCTGTGCGTCTGCGCGGTTTTGGCCCTGGTCTGGATCATCCCGTACATCGGCCTGGCCAACATCCATCCGCTGGCTCCCTGGGTGCTCGGCGCGGTCTTTGCCGTGGCCATCCTGGTGGTCCTGTGGGCCACCGTGGGCCTGGCCGCCAGCGTGGCCCTCGGCCGGGCCATGTTCGGCTCGGACCGGCTGCGCGGGGTCATGGCCAAGGTCTTCCTGCCGCTCATGACCATTTTCGCCCGCCTGTTCGGCATTTCGAAAAGTCGGGTGCGGGCCTCGTTCATCAAGGTCAACAACGAGATGGTGGCCGCCCGGACCGGCTGCTACACGCCGGCCCAGGTCCTGGTGCTCCTGCCCCACTGCCTCCAGTCCAGCCAGTGCCTGCGCCGCCTGACCTACGACATCAACAACTGCAAACGGTGCGGCCAGTGCCCGGTCGACGGACTCCTCGCCCTGTCCGAAGCCTACGGCGTCCATATCGCCATCGCCACCGGCGGCACCATCGCCAGGCGCATCGTGGTCCAGAAGCGGCCGCGGCTGATCGTGGCCGTGGCCTGCGAGCGCGATCTTTCGAGCGGCATCCAGGACACCTACCCCATCCCGGTCTACGGGGTCCTAAACGACCGGCCAAACGGCCCCTGCCTGGACACGCAGGTCGCCCTGCCCCACCTGGAAAGCGCCCTGCGCCTCTTTCTGGTCCAGGGCGAGGCCCGCCAGCCGGTGTTCGGCAAAATGAAACTGCTCGCTCCCTACGCCGCCTCGTCCTCGGCCCTGGGCGGTCGCCGATGA